In a genomic window of Quercus lobata isolate SW786 chromosome 4, ValleyOak3.0 Primary Assembly, whole genome shotgun sequence:
- the LOC115983733 gene encoding uncharacterized protein LOC115983733: MLSLRLCCSRSLVISKPFIGFVEKLSLSSRRNVSQSSTRNLCFCAKLPIEPNGLTSSQNHTPHDSPLSGMEEVLGSYVFGKKKATEVAHLVWKHVVQKGDMVIDATCGNGYDTLAMVKMVADESARGCVYAMDIQNDALESASSLLEESLNPNEKELVKLLPMCHSKMDKVVPEASVRLVAFNLGYLPGGDKKIITKPETTLLALEAAKGILMPGGLISLVVYVGHPGGWAESETVHTFASKLPVNNWVCCKFQMLNRPWAPILVLLFKR; the protein is encoded by the exons ATGCTATCGCTTAGACTTTGTTGTTCACGTTCGCTTGTAATTTCGAAACCCTTTATTGGTTTCGTGGAGAAACTCTCGCTTTCTTCGAGAAGAAACGTTTCGCAGAGTAGCACCAGAAACCTCTGCTTCTGTGCGAAGCTGCCCATTGAGCCGAATGGACTCacttcttctcaaaatcatACTCCACATGATTCTCCTCTTTCTG GAATGGAGGAAGTTCTTGGGAGCTATGTATTTGGGAAGAAGAAGGCAACAGAAGTTGCTCACTT GGTTTGGAAACATGTTGTCCAGAAAGGGGATATGGTCATTGATGCCACTTGTGGCAATGGTTATGATACTTTAGCAATGGTCAAAATGGTCGCTGATGAATCAGCCAGGGGATGTGTTTATGCAATGGATATTCAGAATGATGCTTTAGAAAGTGCTTCTTCTTTGCTAGAAGAGTCACTTAATCCAAACGAG AAAGAGCTTGTTAAACTCTTGCCCATGTGCCACAGTAAAATGGACAAAGTTGTTCCAGAGGCCTCTGTGAG GCTTGTTGCATTCAATTTAGGTTACCTTCCTGGTggtgacaaaaaaataattacaaagcCAGAAACAACACTACTTGCACTGGAAGCTGCAAAGGGAATCCTAATGCCAGGAGGGCTTATCAGCTTGGTGGTTTATGTGGGGCATCCTGGCGGCTG GGCAGAATCTGAGACTGTACACACTTTTGCTTCTAAATTACCAGTTAACAATTGGGTCTGCTGCAAGTTCCAGATGTTAAACCGACCATGGGCTCCCATACTTGTTCTCTTATTCAAAAGATGA
- the LOC115987079 gene encoding beta-amyrin 28-monooxygenase-like translates to MDILPNLLHIVVLSISFCLVFLILRHKSTRSKLPPGKKGWPIIGETLEFGTAGQRGTPEIFIRERMIKYSQDLFQTSLFGENLAVLCGASGNKFLFSNEKKYVTAWWPRSIQKVVFESEESYDNNDSTKLRSLVVEFLKPEALQHFIPIMDSMAKEHLEMDWCPYKQVKILSLSLKFTFALACRLFMSITDPNHVTTFSDPFNLVKAGTVSVPINIPGTAYNRALKGGKVIREEILALIKERKKELAENKGTVAHDLLTRTLLASDENGRALDEIAIAGNILGLLIASHDTTSSAITSVLKHLAEFPHVYNLVLQEQMEIARSKGPKDLLNWDDIKKMKYSWNVACESMRLLSPAQGAFREVIHDFTYKGFTIPKGWKTFWTVHSTHKNPKYFPDPEKFDPSRFEGNGPAPYTFVPFGGGPRMCAGREYARLQILVYMHNVVTRFKWEKAIPDEKITYQLSSIPVHGLPVILKPHKL, encoded by the exons ATGGATATCCTTCCAAACCTGCTTCACATTGTGGTCCTTTCTATTTCGTTCTGCCTTGTTTTCCTCATACTTAGACACAAGTCCACTCGTTCCAAGTTACCACCTGGTAAAAAGGGTTGGCCAATCATTGGAGAAACATTGGAATTTGGTACGGCTGGACAAAGGGGAACCCCAGAGATATTCATTAGGGAAAGAATGATAAAATACTCTCAGGATCTCTTTCAAACCTCACTGTTTGGGGAGAACTTGGCTGTGTTGTGTGGTGCTTCAGGAaacaagtttttgttctccAACGAGAAAAAATATGTCACTGCTTGGTGGCCACGAAGCATACAGAAAGTAGTGTttgaatctgaagaaagctatGACAACAATGATTCTACTAAATTGCGTAGCCTCGTGGTTGAATTTTTAAAGCCAGAAGCTCTTCAACATTTCATACCTATCATGGACTCCATGGCAAAGGAACACTTGGAGATGGATTGGTGTCCTTACAAACAAGTCAAGATTTTGTCACTGTCATTGAAGTTTACCTTTGCATTGGCTTGTAGGTTGTTTATGAGTATCACAGATCCTAACCATGTGACAACATTTTCTGATCCCTTTAACCTTGTCAAAGCTGGTACAGTGTCTGTGCCTATAAATATTCCAGGTACAGCCTACAATCGTGCCTTAAAAGGAGGCAAAGTTATTCGCGAAGAGATTTTAGCACTCAtcaaagagaggaagaaagagcTAGCAGAGAATAAAGGGACAGTTGCTCATGACTTATTGACTCGTACACTCCTTGCATCAGATGAGAACGGTAGAGCTTTGGATGAGATAGCGATTGCTGGAAACATTTTGGGCTTACTTATTGCTAGCCATGATACCACTAGTTCTGCTATCACATCCGTGTTGAAGCATCTAGCAGAGTTCCCTCATGTTTACAATCTGGTCTTGCAAG AGCAAATGGAGATTGCAAGATCCAAAGGTCCAAAGGATTTGTTGAATTGGGATGACATTAAAAAGATGAAGTACTCTTGGAATGTAGCATGTGAGTCAATGAGGCTATTATCGCCTGCTCAAGGAGCATTCAGAGAGGTTATACATGACTTTACTTACAAAGGTTTTACCATCCCTAAAGGGTGGAAG ACATTTTGGACTGTACATTCGACACACAAAAATCCTAAATACTTTCCAGATCCTGAGAAATTTGATCCATCAAGATTTGAAGGGAATGGCCCAGCACCTTACACTTTTGTACCATTTGGAGGAGGACCTCGAATGTGCGCCGGAAGGGAGTATGCTCGTTTACAAATACTAGTGTATATGCATAATGTGGTGACAAGATTCAAGTGGGAGAAAGCAATTCCAGATGAAAAAATTACTTACCAACTATCCTCCATTCCAGTTCATGGTCTTCCCGTTATCCTTAAACCTCATAAACTTTAG